A genomic window from Lycium barbarum isolate Lr01 chromosome 4, ASM1917538v2, whole genome shotgun sequence includes:
- the LOC132636751 gene encoding uncharacterized protein LOC132636751 isoform X2, translating to MAESSGSSSNRRLLRLKLTDGHSEITAVEYSHIPSIPDDVVPGTKVHLENKATVHSGIVCLNAKMITILGGAVSSLYEEWQMNKKYSGFSRSTLKVAHEDGTAGPPPFEKLQIGALHKHLPQHKRYSEKAQSSTASPMHRFQNNDSRTERTGNEPKPPAHIERNEEKPSTSESRPKEVAEAVPVQNQAAAQKLLQKMSQPPPRGGYHSRGQRHRGRGREEDESHLLTLEEWERRKTGANLSATHYLPDVSQDEDLARQLQQQLDFEDFHEQQEGTTTAAENIRMSMFTFERDDVGAHGTTGFRGRGRGRGRGRGRGRGRGRRG from the exons ATGGCTGAGAGTTCTGGAAGTTCTAGCAATCGGCGTCTACTTAGATTAAAGCTCACTGATGGTCACTCTGAAATAACTGCTGTAGAATACTCTCATATACCATCAATTCCTGATGATGTTGTTCCTGGCACTAAG GTGCACTTGGAAAACAAAGCTACAGTTCACAGTGGTATTGTGTGTTTAAATGCCAAAATGATTACTATTTTAGGAGGTGCTGTTAGTTCTCTTTATGAGGAATGGCAGATGAACAAAAAATATTCAGGTTTCTCCCGTTCAACCTTGAAAGTAGCACATGAGGATGGAACTGCTGGTCCACCACCATTTGAAAAGTTGCAGATTGGAGCTTTGCACAAACACCTCCCTCAGCATAAGAGATATTCTG AAAAAGCTCAAAGTTCCACAGCTAGTCCAATGCATAGATTCCAGAACAATGATTCAAGGACAGAGAGGACGGGTAACGAACCGAAGCCACCTGCTCATATtgaaagaaatgaagaaaaacCAAGCACCTCTGAATCAAGGCCAAAAGAAG TGGCCGAGGCTGTCCCTGTTCAAAACCAAGCAGCTGCGCAAAAACTACTGCAGAAAATGAGTCAGCCTCCTCCTCGTGGTGGTTATCATTCTAGAGGGCAAAGACACAGAGGAAGGGGAAGAGAGGAAGATGAGTCACACCTTCTTACCCTAGAGGAATGGGAAAGGAGAAAAACTGGTGCTAATCTTTCTGCAACACATTATCTTCCTGATGTTAGCCAAGATGAGGATCTTGCAAGGCAGCTGCAACAGCAATTGGATTTTGAAGATTTTCAC GAACAACAAGAAGGTACAACAACAGCGGCAGAGAATATTAGAATGAGCATGTTCACATTTGAAAGAGATGATGTTGGAGCTCATGGAACAACAGGATTTAGAGGAAGAGGAAGGGGAAGAGGTAGAGGAAGGGGAAGGGGAAGAGGTAGGGGAAGGAGAGGCTGA
- the LOC132636751 gene encoding uncharacterized protein LOC132636751 isoform X1, which translates to MSNPNSSSSCSSSANNLLQTLNTKGWCFRDTNIVNSLIEAQLLSSSSYTVDSIESELLNMDLRSIGGKSLPEFSILRKSSHLQGPKILQISSVRDISRSNMAESSGSSSNRRLLRLKLTDGHSEITAVEYSHIPSIPDDVVPGTKVHLENKATVHSGIVCLNAKMITILGGAVSSLYEEWQMNKKYSGFSRSTLKVAHEDGTAGPPPFEKLQIGALHKHLPQHKRYSEKAQSSTASPMHRFQNNDSRTERTGNEPKPPAHIERNEEKPSTSESRPKEVAEAVPVQNQAAAQKLLQKMSQPPPRGGYHSRGQRHRGRGREEDESHLLTLEEWERRKTGANLSATHYLPDVSQDEDLARQLQQQLDFEDFHEQQEGTTTAAENIRMSMFTFERDDVGAHGTTGFRGRGRGRGRGRGRGRGRGRRG; encoded by the exons ATGTCAAACCCAAATTCCTCTTCCTCTTGCTCTTCCTCAGCAAACAATTTGCTTCAAACCTTAAACACTAAAGGCTGGTGTTTTCGCGATACCAATATTGTAAATTCACTCATTGAAGCTCAATtgttgtcatcatcatcatacaccGTTGATTCAATCGAATCAGAGCTTTTAAACATGGACTTAAGATCCATCGGTGGGAAATCGTTGCCCGAATTTTCGATCCTCCGTAAATCGTCTCATCTTCAAGGCCCTAAAATCCTTCAA ATATCTTCTGTCAGAGATATATCCCGAAGTAATATGGCTGAGAGTTCTGGAAGTTCTAGCAATCGGCGTCTACTTAGATTAAAGCTCACTGATGGTCACTCTGAAATAACTGCTGTAGAATACTCTCATATACCATCAATTCCTGATGATGTTGTTCCTGGCACTAAG GTGCACTTGGAAAACAAAGCTACAGTTCACAGTGGTATTGTGTGTTTAAATGCCAAAATGATTACTATTTTAGGAGGTGCTGTTAGTTCTCTTTATGAGGAATGGCAGATGAACAAAAAATATTCAGGTTTCTCCCGTTCAACCTTGAAAGTAGCACATGAGGATGGAACTGCTGGTCCACCACCATTTGAAAAGTTGCAGATTGGAGCTTTGCACAAACACCTCCCTCAGCATAAGAGATATTCTG AAAAAGCTCAAAGTTCCACAGCTAGTCCAATGCATAGATTCCAGAACAATGATTCAAGGACAGAGAGGACGGGTAACGAACCGAAGCCACCTGCTCATATtgaaagaaatgaagaaaaacCAAGCACCTCTGAATCAAGGCCAAAAGAAG TGGCCGAGGCTGTCCCTGTTCAAAACCAAGCAGCTGCGCAAAAACTACTGCAGAAAATGAGTCAGCCTCCTCCTCGTGGTGGTTATCATTCTAGAGGGCAAAGACACAGAGGAAGGGGAAGAGAGGAAGATGAGTCACACCTTCTTACCCTAGAGGAATGGGAAAGGAGAAAAACTGGTGCTAATCTTTCTGCAACACATTATCTTCCTGATGTTAGCCAAGATGAGGATCTTGCAAGGCAGCTGCAACAGCAATTGGATTTTGAAGATTTTCAC GAACAACAAGAAGGTACAACAACAGCGGCAGAGAATATTAGAATGAGCATGTTCACATTTGAAAGAGATGATGTTGGAGCTCATGGAACAACAGGATTTAGAGGAAGAGGAAGGGGAAGAGGTAGAGGAAGGGGAAGGGGAAGAGGTAGGGGAAGGAGAGGCTGA